Proteins from a genomic interval of Flammeovirgaceae bacterium SG7u.111:
- a CDS encoding fibronectin type III domain-containing protein, with protein MNSLFIYKKTYFSLLFFLYGSLSIFAQQKYVLEDAANYWEKKISYHASAPSSQSFTLDLAEFKDKLLTDNEVLLPLPNGNFTTFKVQRFESMERDLATAYPSILTFNGHANNNPNLQCRISTTNDRIFAMVTGSQTVYIDPVENNSYISYKSKPLKNDQETLIEPFSQDAIKQTPPSVSKNSRIALAKSTGSQLRTFRIAIAATGEFTSFHGGTKEAAMGAITAALNRVNAIYEKELAVRLVLVNNNDDLIYLDSLSDPYSNWNKISLLSENQSNIDAVIGFGNYDIGHVLCTQTGGASYTSSVCSALKAGGVSGSSSPIGDSYYVDILAHEIGHQFGASHTHNNNCNRNAATAYEPGSGSTIMSYGGTCSPNLQENVDPYFHSASFEQIQTFIDEHALSCAQFIPSGNSPPEISVEPGGFYIPINTPFELTGQGSDPDGNTLTYCWEQFDTGPISELDLPEGSAPSFRSFSPSASPVRVFPKLQAILENSASLGEVLPSYSRTLSFRFTARDNAAIGGVTYDQLTFEATDQAGPFRITAPNSTESLMSGIPQTIKWNVANTKSAPVNCTAINILLSTDGGQTFPDTLAMNTANDGEEVITLPDIPTSEARIKIKASNNIFFDISDQNFPITVPNSPNFILSSVPNEASVCTPSTLTHSLIATSILGFNNPVSLTIKNALPSGIGATFDKSSLSPSDTTSLNFSISELAETGIYPIVVEGSSSGIIQTDTVLLNISNGTPDSIKLIGPSRGLVVSPLYPTFNWQPAKGKLRYELEIAQTASFKNIIHAVSAIESTSFTLQKLLESDQKYYWRVRGVNSCGTGYYSATDSFNTMEIACSSYVGENLPKTIPAEGTPTISSSIFVNEEAILTDINVTNINGIHSYMSDLSFELISPQGTKVKLLTNKCGDNDLFNMGFDDQAITDTIPCPPVDGISLRPQTSLSALVGENTAGEWILNIFDNQELDGGELNSWGLQLCSSPLPFKFSAMPLSSSEVALSWDDILEDELTYIVERASSNQGVFDTVANLGADKGIFIDENLTKNTNYSYRLKIEYADGRFAYSNTISIITLPDVPYAVTKLKAINITQSSAELIWTDASDDEDGFIIERFSESGILLDTDTVPSDVNRFKESELETNTNYTFLVKAYNSIGSSENAPEITILTLPIAPSQPSNLIGEVIDFSSIKLSWTDLSDNEEEFVIERRKEINEDFLKIATVSANQTNYFDTELDAATNYYYRIKAQNQGGGSTYTDTIQVLTLPSPPAEPSFLNGNITNSNTINLWWKDNATNEDGFILERSEGNTENFQLVDSLSANSTNYPDTNRLANVAYIYRVKAYNLGGNSANSNYLSITIFPDSPVPPDKLRVFEIMQTSVGLTWEDNANNESGFIIERSKNTYANYSSIDSTLVNQTVYTDTSLLPNTIYFFKVRAYNENGFSSTSNEIQIETLPLVPSAPSELEIQSFSNNELTLSWIDNSNNEEAFVIERSLGDNQQYQAIATITSGTNKFFDFGVRLGNTYFYRVAASNKGGLSEYSNEVSTLTVGISKQLDEASIFIHPNPHSGRFELNTGNLKLLSLEVFSIDGKVVPHTKLIQLSGQKFVVEMKDVIAGIYFIHIVTNKGSIIKKALKY; from the coding sequence ATGAATTCTCTTTTTATTTATAAAAAAACTTACTTTAGTCTTTTATTCTTCCTTTATGGTAGTCTCTCTATTTTTGCACAGCAGAAATATGTTTTGGAAGATGCTGCTAATTATTGGGAAAAAAAGATCTCATATCATGCCAGTGCCCCTAGCTCTCAAAGCTTTACATTAGATCTAGCTGAATTCAAGGACAAGTTATTAACCGATAACGAGGTTTTACTCCCCCTACCGAATGGCAACTTCACAACATTCAAAGTCCAACGCTTTGAAAGTATGGAAAGGGATTTAGCAACAGCATATCCAAGTATCCTTACTTTTAATGGACATGCTAATAATAACCCAAACCTACAATGTAGAATAAGCACCACCAATGACCGCATTTTTGCAATGGTGACGGGCAGCCAGACAGTTTACATTGACCCTGTTGAAAACAATTCTTATATAAGTTATAAGTCCAAACCGCTAAAAAACGACCAAGAAACATTAATTGAACCATTTAGCCAAGATGCTATAAAACAAACACCTCCATCAGTATCAAAGAATTCACGAATTGCATTAGCTAAAAGTACTGGATCGCAGCTGAGGACATTCAGGATCGCTATTGCCGCTACAGGAGAGTTTACTTCTTTCCATGGCGGTACAAAAGAAGCGGCAATGGGAGCCATAACCGCAGCACTCAACCGTGTGAACGCTATCTATGAAAAGGAATTAGCGGTACGCTTGGTATTAGTCAACAACAACGACGACCTTATTTATTTGGACAGCCTTTCAGACCCTTACTCCAACTGGAATAAAATCAGCCTTTTATCTGAAAACCAATCTAATATAGATGCAGTTATAGGTTTTGGGAACTACGATATAGGTCATGTATTATGTACCCAAACAGGAGGTGCTTCTTATACATCCTCAGTATGTTCTGCCTTGAAAGCAGGAGGGGTTTCTGGCTCTAGTTCTCCTATTGGCGACTCATATTATGTCGATATACTCGCCCATGAAATAGGACATCAATTTGGAGCAAGCCATACCCACAACAATAATTGTAACAGAAATGCTGCTACTGCTTACGAACCTGGTAGCGGTTCTACTATTATGAGTTATGGGGGAACCTGCTCTCCAAATTTGCAGGAAAATGTAGACCCATATTTCCACTCGGCAAGTTTTGAACAAATTCAGACCTTCATAGATGAACATGCTCTTTCATGTGCACAATTTATTCCAAGTGGCAATTCTCCCCCCGAAATAAGTGTTGAACCTGGTGGATTCTATATTCCAATAAACACTCCTTTTGAGCTCACAGGTCAAGGGTCGGATCCTGACGGCAATACCTTGACTTACTGCTGGGAGCAGTTTGATACTGGTCCTATTAGCGAGTTAGATTTACCCGAAGGAAGTGCTCCCTCCTTTCGCTCATTTAGCCCAAGCGCTTCTCCTGTAAGAGTATTCCCTAAGCTCCAAGCTATTTTAGAAAATTCAGCCAGCTTGGGCGAAGTTTTACCTAGCTATAGCAGAACCCTATCCTTTAGGTTTACAGCTAGAGACAATGCAGCAATAGGAGGAGTTACCTATGACCAACTAACTTTTGAGGCAACCGACCAAGCAGGGCCATTTAGAATAACCGCCCCAAATTCTACTGAAAGCCTTATGTCAGGTATTCCGCAAACGATTAAATGGAACGTAGCTAATACAAAATCAGCTCCTGTAAACTGTACTGCTATCAATATACTCCTATCAACCGATGGAGGCCAGACATTCCCTGACACATTAGCTATGAATACTGCTAATGATGGAGAAGAAGTCATAACCTTACCAGATATCCCAACATCTGAGGCAAGAATTAAAATTAAAGCCAGTAATAATATCTTCTTTGATATTTCTGACCAGAACTTTCCTATCACAGTACCAAATAGCCCTAACTTTATACTTTCTTCCGTTCCAAATGAAGCTAGCGTATGCACCCCCAGTACATTAACCCACTCCTTAATTGCCACTAGTATTTTAGGATTTAACAACCCAGTTTCTCTAACAATTAAAAATGCACTACCCAGTGGTATTGGTGCTACATTTGACAAAAGCAGCCTCTCTCCTTCCGATACTACGAGTTTAAATTTCTCGATAAGCGAATTAGCTGAAACGGGTATTTATCCAATTGTAGTAGAAGGAAGCTCTTCTGGAATTATTCAAACTGATACTGTTTTATTAAACATTAGCAATGGAACACCTGATTCCATTAAGCTTATTGGACCATCACGAGGGCTTGTAGTATCTCCTCTCTACCCTACTTTTAACTGGCAGCCCGCCAAGGGCAAGTTGCGATACGAACTCGAAATTGCACAAACGGCAAGCTTCAAAAATATTATTCATGCTGTTTCCGCTATTGAAAGTACAAGTTTTACCCTTCAAAAGTTATTAGAAAGTGACCAAAAGTATTATTGGCGAGTAAGGGGTGTAAATTCATGTGGTACTGGGTATTACTCTGCCACTGACTCTTTCAATACGATGGAAATAGCGTGTTCTTCTTATGTCGGGGAAAATCTTCCCAAAACAATTCCAGCGGAAGGCACGCCTACTATTTCCTCCTCTATTTTCGTAAATGAAGAAGCTATTCTTACTGATATAAATGTTACCAATATTAATGGCATACATAGTTACATGAGCGACTTGAGTTTTGAGCTCATAAGCCCACAGGGCACTAAAGTAAAGTTACTAACAAATAAGTGTGGAGATAATGATCTATTCAATATGGGCTTTGATGATCAAGCAATCACAGATACTATCCCTTGCCCACCTGTTGATGGAATATCCTTGCGCCCTCAAACAAGTCTTTCGGCTCTTGTAGGAGAGAATACAGCAGGTGAGTGGATTCTCAACATATTCGACAATCAGGAGCTAGATGGTGGAGAGCTCAATAGTTGGGGATTACAGCTTTGCTCTAGCCCACTACCGTTTAAATTTTCCGCAATGCCACTTTCTTCCTCTGAAGTAGCACTGAGTTGGGATGATATTTTAGAAGATGAACTTACATATATTGTAGAAAGAGCAAGTTCAAACCAGGGAGTATTCGATACCGTAGCTAACTTGGGAGCCGATAAAGGGATTTTCATAGATGAAAATTTAACAAAAAACACTAATTATTCCTATAGACTAAAAATTGAATATGCCGATGGCAGATTTGCTTATTCAAACACCATATCGATAATAACCTTGCCTGATGTTCCTTATGCAGTCACTAAATTAAAGGCTATTAATATTACCCAATCTAGCGCAGAACTTATATGGACAGATGCCTCCGACGATGAAGATGGGTTTATAATTGAAAGGTTTAGTGAAAGTGGAATTCTTTTAGATACCGATACAGTTCCCTCCGATGTAAACCGTTTCAAAGAATCAGAACTTGAGACAAATACGAATTACACTTTTTTGGTAAAGGCTTATAACAGTATTGGTAGTTCAGAAAATGCTCCTGAAATTACTATTCTTACTCTACCAATAGCTCCTAGCCAACCATCTAACCTCATTGGGGAGGTGATTGATTTTAGTTCCATCAAACTATCCTGGACTGATTTGTCAGACAATGAGGAAGAGTTTGTAATAGAAAGGCGAAAAGAAATTAACGAAGACTTCCTAAAAATTGCAACAGTAAGCGCCAATCAGACCAACTATTTTGATACAGAACTGGATGCAGCTACCAACTATTATTATCGAATAAAAGCTCAAAATCAAGGAGGTGGATCAACATATACCGATACTATCCAAGTATTAACTTTACCCTCCCCCCCAGCTGAACCCTCTTTTCTGAATGGCAATATTACTAATTCAAATACTATCAATTTATGGTGGAAGGACAATGCTACCAATGAAGATGGATTTATATTGGAAAGATCTGAAGGAAATACTGAAAACTTCCAGCTTGTAGATTCTCTCTCCGCAAACTCTACAAACTATCCTGACACAAACCGTCTTGCGAATGTGGCTTATATTTATAGAGTAAAAGCATATAACTTGGGGGGGAACTCTGCTAACTCCAACTATTTGAGTATAACCATATTCCCCGACTCACCAGTGCCTCCTGATAAGTTACGTGTATTTGAAATAATGCAAACCTCTGTTGGATTAACTTGGGAAGACAATGCCAACAATGAGAGTGGGTTTATTATAGAAAGATCAAAAAACACCTATGCAAATTATAGCTCAATTGATAGCACGTTGGTCAACCAAACTGTTTATACCGACACTTCATTATTACCTAATACCATCTACTTTTTTAAGGTACGAGCCTACAATGAAAATGGTTTTTCATCTACCTCAAATGAAATTCAGATAGAAACCTTACCCCTAGTTCCATCAGCGCCTTCTGAGCTTGAAATACAATCATTCAGCAACAATGAACTTACTTTGAGCTGGATAGACAATTCAAATAATGAGGAAGCATTTGTAATAGAAAGATCATTAGGCGACAATCAGCAATACCAAGCTATTGCAACTATAACTTCAGGAACTAATAAGTTTTTTGACTTTGGGGTAAGACTAGGTAATACGTATTTCTATAGAGTAGCGGCAAGTAATAAAGGAGGGCTATCTGAATATTCTAATGAAGTAAGCACCCTCACAGTCGGAATCTCAAAACAGTTGGATGAAGCATCTATTTTTATTCATCCAAACCCACATTCTGGTCGATTTGAACTAAACACAGGCAACCTAAAACTACTTTCCCTAGAAGTTTTTTCTATTGATGGAAAGGTGGTGCCTCATACAAAACTGATCCAGCTATCGGGACAAAAGTTTGTAGTTGAAATGAAAGATGTTATCGCTGGTATTTACTTTATTCATATAGTTACAAATAAAGGCAGTATTATCAAAAAAGCCCTCAAGTATTAA
- a CDS encoding type B 50S ribosomal protein L31: MKKGIHPEYNEVVFQDLTSGYKFLTRSTIKTQDTIEWEDGNTYPLVKVEISSHSHPFYTGKNIFVSRAGRVEKFNQRYKKK; this comes from the coding sequence ATGAAAAAAGGCATCCATCCGGAATACAATGAGGTGGTATTCCAAGACTTGACAAGCGGCTATAAGTTCTTGACACGTTCCACAATAAAGACTCAAGATACTATAGAGTGGGAAGATGGAAACACTTACCCTTTGGTCAAAGTGGAGATATCATCACACTCACACCCTTTCTACACTGGCAAAAACATTTTTGTTAGCCGTGCAGGTCGTGTTGAAAAATTCAACCAGAGGTACAAAAAGAAGTAA
- a CDS encoding YjjG family noncanonical pyrimidine nucleotidase, with product MKKNYTHIFFDLDHTLWDFDRNSTETLFELYEKYQLENLSPNFSCNEFVATFRDVNFSLWDSYDKNLINKDQIRNDRFKRIFEVLGIAITDSSLTLNLGSDYLQACPQKPHLLDNSQEILSYLYDKYKLHIITNGFDDVQHTKLKSSNIFHFFDVIVTSESTGYKKPHHKIFEYALSAASASVEMAIMVGDNLETDIKGAIGAKLDCIFYNPEKKGHTLEVQHEISHLSELKDLL from the coding sequence ATGAAAAAAAATTACACACATATTTTTTTCGACCTCGACCACACTCTTTGGGATTTTGATAGAAACAGCACCGAAACACTTTTTGAACTATATGAAAAGTATCAACTGGAGAACCTAAGCCCTAATTTTTCGTGCAATGAGTTTGTGGCTACTTTTAGAGATGTGAATTTTAGCCTTTGGGATAGTTATGATAAAAACCTTATCAATAAAGACCAGATAAGAAACGACAGGTTCAAGAGGATTTTTGAAGTATTAGGAATAGCCATTACAGACAGCAGCCTAACGTTAAACTTGGGCAGCGACTACCTTCAGGCTTGTCCCCAAAAGCCTCATTTGCTCGATAACTCACAAGAGATACTGAGCTACTTGTACGATAAATACAAACTCCATATAATTACAAACGGGTTTGACGATGTGCAGCATACCAAGCTCAAAAGCTCAAATATTTTCCATTTTTTTGATGTAATAGTTACTTCAGAGAGTACTGGATACAAAAAGCCTCACCATAAAATTTTTGAATATGCACTATCGGCAGCCAGCGCCAGCGTCGAAATGGCAATAATGGTTGGAGATAACCTTGAAACAGATATTAAGGGAGCTATAGGGGCAAAACTTGATTGTATTTTTTATAATCCTGAAAAAAAGGGACATACACTAGAAGTACAACATGAAATTTCCCATCTATCAGAACTTAAAGACTTATTATAG
- the ccoS gene encoding cbb3-type cytochrome oxidase assembly protein CcoS, translated as MSAIFILIGVSLLVALGFLGAFLWATKSGQFDDEYTPSVRILFDDKKHEKSGNE; from the coding sequence ATGAGTGCCATTTTTATTCTGATTGGGGTGAGTTTACTCGTAGCCCTTGGTTTTTTAGGCGCATTCCTCTGGGCGACAAAATCCGGTCAGTTTGATGATGAGTACACGCCATCTGTAAGAATTTTATTTGACGACAAAAAACATGAAAAATCCGGAAACGAGTGA
- the ccoN gene encoding cytochrome-c oxidase, cbb3-type subunit I has translation MKNPETSELDVKFETFSYDNEIVRKFIIATVVWGLIGMTVGLLVALQLVIPELNLGLEYTTFGRVRPLHTNAVIFAFVGNGIFAGYHYALQRLCKTRMYSDALSNINFWGWQLIILSAVLTLPFGYTTSKEYAELEWPIDIAIALIWVVFGLNMMMTIIKRRERHLYVAIWFFIATFVTVAVLHIVNSFELPVSFLKSYSWYAGVQDALVQWWYGHNAVAFFLTTPYLGLMYYFVPKAANRPVYSYRLSIIHFWALIFLYIWAGPHHLLYSSLPDWAQSLGTVFSLMLIAPSWGGMLNGLLTLRGVWDKVREDPVLKFFVVAITAYGMATFEGPMLSLKNVNAISHFTDWTIAHVHVGALGWNGFLTFGMLYWLVPKMWGTKLKSTKQANFHFWIGTLGILFYALPMYWAGLTQSLMWKEFTQEGLLAYPNFLETVTQLMPLYALRAFGGILYLVGVIVMAVNLVKTAKTGKFLSNEETSAPALAGEYEKHKGEHWHRWIERKPMQLLVWSTVMILIGGIIEMVPTFLVKSNVPTIASVKPYTPLELEGRDVYIKEGCNNCHSQMIRPFRSETVRYGEYSKAGEFVYDHPFLWGSKRTGPDLHRVGKKYPDSWHFNHMLDPRSMSPGSIMPPYPWLFEKQVDVEDLPAKISAMRTLGVPYAEGYEEQAVADMQKQATGIAASLKQDGIEVSPDLEIVALIAYLQRLGTDIKAAE, from the coding sequence ATGAAAAATCCGGAAACGAGTGAACTTGACGTCAAGTTCGAGACCTTCTCATATGATAATGAGATTGTACGAAAGTTTATTATTGCGACCGTAGTTTGGGGACTGATTGGTATGACTGTAGGTTTGTTGGTAGCCTTGCAGTTAGTAATTCCAGAATTGAACCTTGGGCTAGAGTACACTACTTTTGGTCGTGTTAGGCCGCTTCACACCAATGCCGTTATTTTTGCCTTTGTAGGAAACGGTATTTTTGCTGGTTACCATTATGCTTTGCAGCGCTTGTGTAAAACAAGAATGTATAGCGATGCGCTTTCCAATATTAATTTCTGGGGATGGCAGCTCATTATTTTATCTGCCGTGCTCACATTACCGTTCGGTTATACTACCAGTAAAGAATACGCCGAATTAGAATGGCCGATAGATATAGCCATTGCGCTTATTTGGGTTGTATTTGGCCTGAACATGATGATGACCATCATCAAGAGAAGGGAAAGGCATTTGTATGTTGCTATTTGGTTTTTCATAGCTACATTCGTCACAGTTGCAGTGCTCCACATTGTAAACTCATTTGAGCTTCCTGTTTCGTTCCTAAAAAGTTATTCTTGGTATGCGGGCGTTCAAGATGCTTTGGTACAGTGGTGGTATGGTCACAATGCGGTGGCATTCTTCTTGACTACCCCTTATTTGGGTTTGATGTACTACTTCGTGCCCAAAGCAGCCAATCGCCCTGTTTATTCTTATAGATTGTCTATTATTCACTTCTGGGCACTTATCTTTTTGTACATCTGGGCGGGACCTCACCACTTGCTTTATAGCTCACTTCCCGATTGGGCTCAATCGCTCGGTACAGTATTCTCATTAATGTTGATCGCTCCATCTTGGGGTGGTATGCTTAATGGGTTGCTCACGCTTAGAGGCGTGTGGGATAAAGTGAGAGAAGATCCAGTATTGAAATTCTTTGTAGTAGCTATCACCGCATATGGTATGGCAACCTTTGAAGGACCAATGCTTTCTCTCAAAAACGTAAATGCAATTTCCCACTTTACTGACTGGACTATTGCCCACGTTCACGTAGGTGCACTTGGATGGAACGGCTTCCTTACTTTCGGTATGCTATATTGGTTAGTTCCTAAAATGTGGGGAACAAAACTTAAGTCTACAAAACAAGCCAACTTCCATTTCTGGATCGGTACCTTGGGTATTTTGTTCTATGCACTTCCTATGTACTGGGCGGGGCTTACCCAAAGTTTGATGTGGAAAGAGTTTACACAAGAAGGTTTGTTGGCGTATCCTAACTTCCTTGAAACTGTTACCCAACTAATGCCACTTTACGCATTGAGAGCTTTTGGTGGCATATTGTACCTTGTAGGTGTAATAGTGATGGCAGTTAACTTAGTAAAAACAGCCAAGACTGGTAAGTTCTTATCAAATGAAGAAACTTCTGCTCCCGCTCTTGCTGGAGAATATGAAAAGCATAAAGGTGAACACTGGCACCGTTGGATCGAAAGAAAACCAATGCAATTGCTAGTTTGGTCAACCGTGATGATCTTGATTGGTGGTATTATAGAAATGGTGCCAACCTTCTTAGTAAAATCAAACGTGCCTACCATAGCTAGTGTGAAACCATACACACCACTCGAGCTTGAAGGACGAGATGTGTACATAAAAGAAGGATGTAATAACTGCCACTCACAAATGATCAGGCCGTTCCGTTCTGAAACTGTCAGATATGGAGAGTATTCTAAAGCGGGTGAGTTTGTGTACGATCATCCATTCTTGTGGGGTTCGAAGCGTACCGGACCGGATTTGCATAGGGTTGGTAAGAAATATCCAGATTCTTGGCACTTCAACCACATGTTAGACCCAAGGTCTATGTCTCCGGGCTCGATCATGCCTCCGTACCCATGGCTTTTTGAAAAGCAAGTGGATGTAGAAGATCTTCCTGCTAAAATATCGGCTATGAGAACTTTGGGTGTTCCTTATGCCGAAGGTTACGAAGAGCAAGCTGTTGCAGATATGCAGAAGCAAGCAACTGGAATTGCCGCAAGCTTGAAGCAAGATGGCATTGAAGTTTCACCAGATTTAGAAATTGTAGCACTTATAGCTTACCTACAAAGATTAGGTACAGATATTAAGGCTGCTGAATAA
- a CDS encoding CcoQ/FixQ family Cbb3-type cytochrome c oxidase assembly chaperone: MLKFVKHHLESIFGVEVYPVISFVIFFLFFIGVTIMVINMKKSEVERMGNMPLEDDNAHNYSEN; encoded by the coding sequence ATGCTAAAATTCGTAAAACACCACCTCGAATCTATTTTTGGTGTAGAAGTTTACCCCGTTATTTCGTTCGTTATCTTTTTTCTCTTTTTTATAGGGGTTACCATTATGGTAATAAACATGAAGAAGAGCGAAGTAGAAAGAATGGGGAATATGCCTTTGGAAGACGATAATGCCCATAACTATTCTGAAAACTGA
- a CDS encoding cbb3-type cytochrome c oxidase N-terminal domain-containing protein, producing the protein MKSFLYTKLKISKLMKLLAVLGLAIFSTNTSFAQSSTDALGSLASNDMFLWFILIAVILLNLMAVVLLIVVLKIQQILFAKDTDTEEEPSLFGSLSSKLTDAVPVEKEEDILLDHDYDGIQELDNNLPPWWKYMFYLTIVFAFIYIGVYHVFDLAPLQDEEYTQDVARAEAEVAEYIANMANAVDETNVELLDDEARIASGEEIFMKNCAVCHGKLGEGGVGPNFTDNYWIHGGDIKDLFKTIKYGVPSKGMISWQAQLSPGQMQEVGSYILTLVGTNPPNGKDPQGELYEPAGE; encoded by the coding sequence ATGAAAAGCTTTTTATATACAAAATTGAAAATAAGCAAACTGATGAAGTTGTTGGCAGTTTTGGGGCTGGCCATTTTTTCAACTAATACCTCTTTTGCCCAAAGTTCGACAGATGCTCTAGGAAGCCTGGCCTCCAATGATATGTTTTTGTGGTTCATTTTGATAGCTGTGATTTTGCTCAACCTAATGGCTGTAGTGCTATTGATAGTTGTGCTCAAAATTCAGCAAATTCTTTTTGCTAAAGATACTGATACAGAAGAAGAACCAAGCTTGTTCGGGTCATTGTCTAGTAAGCTTACAGATGCTGTTCCTGTGGAGAAAGAGGAGGATATTTTACTTGACCACGATTACGACGGTATCCAAGAGTTAGATAATAATCTACCACCTTGGTGGAAATACATGTTTTATCTCACCATTGTATTTGCTTTTATCTACATAGGTGTATACCATGTGTTCGATTTGGCTCCTTTGCAAGATGAAGAATACACACAAGATGTTGCTCGTGCAGAAGCCGAAGTTGCGGAATACATAGCAAACATGGCAAATGCAGTGGATGAAACGAATGTAGAACTGCTCGATGATGAGGCTAGGATAGCAAGTGGTGAGGAAATTTTCATGAAGAACTGTGCAGTTTGCCACGGTAAACTTGGTGAAGGTGGAGTAGGGCCTAACTTTACAGATAACTACTGGATTCACGGAGGAGACATAAAAGACCTGTTTAAAACCATTAAATACGGTGTGCCTTCTAAAGGTATGATATCTTGGCAGGCGCAATTGTCGCCAGGTCAGATGCAGGAAGTAGGTAGCTATATCTTGACATTGGTAGGTACGAACCCTCCAAATGGAAAAGATCCTCAAGGAGAATTATATGAGCCTGCTGGGGAATAA
- the ccoG gene encoding cytochrome c oxidase accessory protein CcoG translates to MEEVEKDESFRDAISTVDKEGKRVWIYPKKPKGKYYNWRTVVSIALIGILVGAPFVRIGGEPLLLLDVLNRKFIIFGQIFWPQDSHLFALGLIAIVLFIILFTVVYGRVFCGWVCPQTIFMEMVFRKIEYWIEGDWIAQKKLAKAPWNQEKIIKKTSKHVIFYALSFLIANVFLAYFIGTEALTELVTDPPSKHVGGLSIMMIFSGAFYFVFAKLREQVCTTICPYGRLQGVLLGRNSIVVAYDYLRGEKRGRLKKGQDKEAEGIGDCVDCKQCVHVCPTGIDIRNGTQLECVNCTACMDACDKVMLKLDRPTGLIRYASEESIATRKPYKFSTRSLGYTSVLFVLVGVITALLVTRTDVETTILRTPGILYQTQDDGRISNLYNMKIINKTNNDLPSLELKLEDGLEGDIQLVGGGLSVKSQGIEDRAMFIILDRKYLKKMTTKIEVGVYSNGEQIEVVSTNFLGPTN, encoded by the coding sequence ATGGAAGAAGTAGAAAAAGACGAGAGCTTTAGGGATGCCATCTCCACGGTGGACAAAGAGGGTAAAAGGGTGTGGATTTACCCCAAAAAACCTAAAGGTAAGTATTACAACTGGCGTACGGTTGTCAGCATAGCGCTGATTGGTATTTTAGTAGGAGCTCCATTTGTGAGAATAGGAGGCGAGCCTCTGCTTCTGCTCGATGTGCTCAACCGAAAGTTCATCATTTTTGGGCAAATTTTCTGGCCTCAAGATTCACACCTTTTTGCCCTTGGGCTAATCGCCATTGTTTTGTTCATCATCCTTTTTACGGTGGTGTACGGAAGGGTATTTTGTGGCTGGGTGTGTCCTCAGACTATTTTTATGGAAATGGTTTTTCGTAAGATTGAGTACTGGATAGAAGGGGACTGGATAGCTCAAAAGAAGCTTGCTAAAGCTCCTTGGAACCAAGAAAAAATCATAAAGAAAACGAGTAAGCATGTTATTTTTTATGCTCTTTCTTTTCTCATTGCCAATGTTTTCCTAGCTTATTTTATAGGTACGGAAGCTTTGACCGAGCTGGTAACAGATCCTCCTTCCAAGCATGTTGGAGGGCTTTCTATTATGATGATTTTCAGTGGGGCATTTTATTTCGTTTTTGCCAAGCTCAGGGAACAGGTTTGTACTACTATCTGCCCTTATGGTAGGCTACAAGGCGTGCTTTTGGGAAGAAATTCCATCGTAGTAGCTTACGATTATTTGCGTGGAGAGAAGCGTGGGCGCTTGAAAAAAGGACAAGATAAAGAGGCGGAAGGTATTGGCGATTGTGTGGATTGCAAGCAATGTGTACATGTTTGCCCAACGGGAATAGATATCCGTAACGGCACGCAGCTCGAATGCGTAAACTGCACGGCATGTATGGATGCTTGCGACAAAGTTATGTTGAAGTTGGATAGGCCAACTGGTCTTATCAGGTACGCTTCCGAAGAAAGTATAGCCACTCGAAAACCTTACAAATTTAGCACTCGCTCACTTGGATATACCTCAGTTTTATTTGTGTTGGTCGGGGTAATTACCGCATTGCTAGTAACGAGGACAGATGTAGAGACTACTATTTTAAGAACGCCTGGTATTCTTTACCAAACCCAAGACGATGGTAGGATCAGTAATCTTTATAACATGAAGATCATCAACAAAACAAATAATGACTTGCCTTCATTGGAGCTCAAACTGGAAGACGGTCTAGAAGGTGATATTCAATTGGTTGGTGGAGGTCTTTCCGTAAAATCGCAAGGGATAGAAGACAGGGCGATGTTCATTATTTTAGATAGGAAGTATCTTAAAAAAATGACTACCAAAATAGAAGTGGGTGTCTATTCAAATGGCGAACAGATCGAGGTTGTTTCAACAAACTTTTTAGGTCCGACTAATTAA